CCCCTCGCTCCCGCGGACAGATGTTCTATGACCGATCTCGGGATCTTCCCCCTTAAGTCATATCTTTCGATCACGGCCATTGCGTCTTCGAAGGTTGTGGGGTCGAAGGTTGTGGGGCCCGACGCTATTGTCGATATGTCGTCTCCGACGACGTCCGAGATGATGAGGGAGAGGACTGCCGCCGGATGGGCGATCCTGGCTAGCCATCCCCCCTTGAGCTTGGACAGGTGCTTCCTCACACAGTTTATCTCGTGGATGTCGGCGCCGGAGGCGATAAGCCCCTCGTTTACAGACTTGAGGTCGCCTAATGTGATGCCGTCCGCAGGAGCCGTCATGAGGGCCGATCCGCCGCCGGAAATCAGGACGATCACGATGCTCTCCTTTCCATCTCCGGCACCCGCCTTTAACGCGATCTCGTAGATCCTTCCGGCCCCCGTCACTCCCCGCTCGTCCGGTATAGGGTGTCCGGCCTGAATTACTTCTATTTTTTTCAAACTGTCTCCGTGGCCGTACTTGGTAACGACGACACCCCCGGTAATCCTGTCCCCAAAAAAATCTTCTGCGGCCCTAGTCATCGGGTGGGCGGCCTTGCCTATGCCGATGACGTAGATGTTCTTGAAGCTTCTCAGCGCCTCTCGGCGGCCTTCGAGCTCTCCTGTCGTCACCGAGTAGGGGTCCACGCTTTTCGTAGCCGCCCTGAATATGGCGATCCCCTTTTCCTTTATCTCTTCGTGCATATTGTCTTTAGAACGTGTCCTTAAAACGTGTCATTAAAATGCGTCCTTGAAACGCTTTTTCGATCTGGGGCATCGAGACCAAAACGGTGTCAAATGGAGCCCCTAAAAATCCTTGATTATTTAGCAGAAAAAATATATAATTAAAATTCTTACACAAAAGGCGGATGAAATCAAGGTCAAACGGCAAATATTATTTGAAGCATCCCCTTTTGATGTGTAAAGGCGCCGGATTATAATTTAGATAGTCACAGATTTTAAATATTCAAATTCGATAAATTTCCACTGGGGGGTAGAGATGAATATAACCTGCCCGCACTGCAATCTTAACGGCAAGATATCGGAAGATAAGCTGAAGGCCTCGGCGGGGAAGATACGGTGTCCCCGCTGCAAGAAGACCTTCTCGCCGGAGACGGTTGTCGGCCGGGAACATGAAGCCGAAGTCGTTGTCGAGGAGATAAAGCTGGAGAGAGACATCGGCGGAGACGATTTGAGGTTTCTCGAGGACGACGAGCTTGGTTACGTCGAGGGAGGTGGTGCCGGCGACATATCCCTCGTGAGCGAACTGAATGATATTGGCTCCCTCGACGAGGATGACATCCTTGGTCCCATGGAGGGGGATGTCCTGGAAGACATCATTGATGAGCCGCTGGAGGTGGTGGAGCCCCTTGATGAGGATGAGGATGAGGAGATAGAGATCAGAGGCAAAAAGGGAATTGGATTAAAGGAGAAGAAGCCGAAAAAGGAGCCGAAAGATAAGGTGGTTGAATCTATTCCCGTCGGTGACAAGGCGGGGAAGGTCCCCTGGAAAAGGGGCGGGGCCGAGGCGGTCAGATGGGGGGGATTCAGGCTCTTGTTGCTGGGAGTCTTTTTGGCGGCATCAATTTATGTCGTATTCTACAGCTGGAGTGCTTACTATAAGCCGTTTCTCGAGGAAAAGGAATTTTTGGAGGATTCAAAGGCCCTCCTCGCGAAGTACCGGGAGCTCAAGACGATATTGGAGGAGGGCATTTCCGATCCCGTTTATATAGTCAAGGCCGTCGAGCTGGCGTATCCCTATAACATGTATGTTGAAAAATACGACGTTATAAAGAAAGATAACAAAAAAGGCGCCAAAGATGCCGGTGCAGAGGTTAAGGGAAACAAGCGTTTCAACGATCCCCTCTACGGCTCTCTCGCAATCACGGGGAGGCTCTTTCTTGCAAGCAAGGAGCTTCTCAGGAGAAATCTGAAGCCGGAGGATTACTTTAACGTGGAGTGGGGCGGCGAGCTTCCCATCAAGACCAGAGAACAATATATCGATGAGGTGAAGGCCGGACTCGCTGCGTGCCTCGACTTGATGGACGACAACGTCAATTATGCCATAACGCTTACGGATATAAGCGAGGATTTTTCCTTCTTTGACAGGATCGTCGATCATGGACTCAGAATTGTCGGGAAAAATGACGTGACGAAATATAGAAGCTTCTACACAAAGAACCTCAAAAAGGTAAACAAGAAAAAGCTGAAGAAATTTAATAAAAGCATTCCCATCATGAAACAGACCGTCGAAGAGATAGAGTTATTCATCGGCAGGCTTAGATAAATTAACGGGGAGCTGTACCGGTTATTTTTGTCTTGACAAAAGGAAGATATTTTGATTTTCTACGTTGATTTGACGACGACCGGGGATGCGAAAGTGAGATGAAATTTGGGCACGTGGGGGCCAAATGTCCATACCCTGGAGTATCGATTGATTGGTTCCGCCTTTGTCGATACATATAATTTCTTGTACCTTTGGTGATTATTGAAGACAGTGACAGGACGGGGGAGATAGACTGATCGGAGATTTTAGGAGCGGTCGGGAGCGGTTTTTCTAAATGAACTGCTGGGAGTCGGGAGGCGAAAGTAGATTCCCTTATTTTTTAAGCATCTCGACGCTCTTTTGATTTAAATTCGACTTAAAAAATGAAAAGAAATATTAAGAGAGGGATTATGCGGGTGAGGTGCTTAAAGCTGTTGCTTGGTATATTCATAGCGATCATTTCTATATCTCTTTTCACGGCGGCCGCTGTGGTTTCGACCGCGGGGGAGTATGAGGATATGATCCTCGTCCCGGAGGGGCCGTTCGTCATGGGAGACGACATGGGAGGGGCCGACGCAAAACCGGCCCACACCGTTTATCTCAAGGCCTTCTTCATCGACAGGTACGAGGTTACCAATGCCGATTTCGCAAAGTTCCTGAACGAAAAGGGGAACAGGATGGAGGGTGGCGCGAATTGGATATATATCGGCAGGGAGGGGTGCAAGATCGAAAAGGTGGGCCGTGGTTTCAAGCCCGTTTTGGGTTGCGAAAACCACCCCGTGGTGATGGTGACCTACTACGGGGCCAAGGCCTATGCGGATTGGATGAAAAAGAGGCTCCCCACGGAGGCGGAATGGGAAAAGGCGGCCAGGGGCGGTCTCTCTTCGATGAAATATCCCAGGGGGGACGATATAAACACGATCAACGCCAACTATGGGCGAAGAAAGATGGGAACCGCCCCTGTGGGCAATTATCCCCCGAACGGATTCGGCCTTTACGACGTGGCGGGAAACGCGGCGGAGATGGTAAATGATTTTTACGCGGCTAATTACTACAGGAATTCTCCCGAGATGAATCCCGGGGGTCCGGAGGTCGGGGAGAATCACGTAATCAGGGGCGGGGACTACCTCTCTCATTCAGAGGGGCTCTCCGTTTATAAAAGATGCGAGGGTCCGTCCCCATATGTGGCCCTCCCTAATGTGGGCTTTCGTCTTGTCAAGGACTTGAAATAAGCTTTAGGCCGATAAAACCGTTGGATGGCGTCGTTGCGACTTTTAGAACCTTTAAACATTTAAGGGAAAACGGGTATGCAATAGGGCAGGTTTAACTGGCCTTATTAGGGCAGTTTTCAGACATCTTGTCTCATTTATCACGAGGCTGTAAAATACTCGGGGAAATCTATTCAAGATACCTTACTCCACTTTTTTAGGTGAAGATTGCGGCTCACGTTAATATATACCAATTCTTTTTCCGCCTCAGAGAAATCGCTTTAAGAAACAAATCCTGAATGAAAATCTTTTTGCGGAAAATATGGATAAATATATAGGATTAGCATCCAACGAAAGTTCACAATATATTGTCTATGTCGCTTATCTTTTTTTTTCCATTGGAAGCTTGAAAATCGGTTTTGAAGAGGATAGGAATAATAGCGGCCCTTAAACGGGAAGTCAAATATTTAATAAAGGATATGGAGGAGGTTCGGTCCGTCGGAAAGGGCGTTGTTTCTTCTAATCCGATATACGAGTGGACGGTCAACGGGCGGGAAATAATCGTCGTTATTTCCGGCGTGGGGAAAAAAGGCTCCGAACGGGCGATCAGGCTGCTCATCGACTCGTATAATCCGGAGCTGATAATCATAACCGGTTATGCCGGTTCCCTCACACCCGAT
The nucleotide sequence above comes from Candidatus Zymogenus saltonus. Encoded proteins:
- a CDS encoding glycerate kinase, which encodes MHEEIKEKGIAIFRAATKSVDPYSVTTGELEGRREALRSFKNIYVIGIGKAAHPMTRAAEDFFGDRITGGVVVTKYGHGDSLKKIEVIQAGHPIPDERGVTGAGRIYEIALKAGAGDGKESIVIVLISGGGSALMTAPADGITLGDLKSVNEGLIASGADIHEINCVRKHLSKLKGGWLARIAHPAAVLSLIISDVVGDDISTIASGPTTFDPTTFEDAMAVIERYDLRGKIPRSVIEHLSAGARGDVEETPKGGDPIFADVENVIVGSAAAAMTGAEKKAKEEGFNAVVLSSAFAGDTEELALFHKGVAAEVAAQGRPVPPPACIISGGESTVRVTGPGKGGRNTHFALCFAALTEGAKGTYGLFLGSDGTDGPTNAAGAFSAPDTISRARSMDLDAERYLKECESYNFFELLGDLVITGPTKNNVMDIRLVFVIKEDER
- a CDS encoding zinc-ribbon domain-containing protein, with protein sequence MNITCPHCNLNGKISEDKLKASAGKIRCPRCKKTFSPETVVGREHEAEVVVEEIKLERDIGGDDLRFLEDDELGYVEGGGAGDISLVSELNDIGSLDEDDILGPMEGDVLEDIIDEPLEVVEPLDEDEDEEIEIRGKKGIGLKEKKPKKEPKDKVVESIPVGDKAGKVPWKRGGAEAVRWGGFRLLLLGVFLAASIYVVFYSWSAYYKPFLEEKEFLEDSKALLAKYRELKTILEEGISDPVYIVKAVELAYPYNMYVEKYDVIKKDNKKGAKDAGAEVKGNKRFNDPLYGSLAITGRLFLASKELLRRNLKPEDYFNVEWGGELPIKTREQYIDEVKAGLAACLDLMDDNVNYAITLTDISEDFSFFDRIVDHGLRIVGKNDVTKYRSFYTKNLKKVNKKKLKKFNKSIPIMKQTVEEIELFIGRLR
- a CDS encoding formylglycine-generating enzyme family protein, which produces MKRNIKRGIMRVRCLKLLLGIFIAIISISLFTAAAVVSTAGEYEDMILVPEGPFVMGDDMGGADAKPAHTVYLKAFFIDRYEVTNADFAKFLNEKGNRMEGGANWIYIGREGCKIEKVGRGFKPVLGCENHPVVMVTYYGAKAYADWMKKRLPTEAEWEKAARGGLSSMKYPRGDDINTINANYGRRKMGTAPVGNYPPNGFGLYDVAGNAAEMVNDFYAANYYRNSPEMNPGGPEVGENHVIRGGDYLSHSEGLSVYKRCEGPSPYVALPNVGFRLVKDLK